One region of Primulina tabacum isolate GXHZ01 chromosome 17, ASM2559414v2, whole genome shotgun sequence genomic DNA includes:
- the LOC142530620 gene encoding uncharacterized protein LOC142530620: MPTGGILFVITEGTICGDSNNARKNLARAARRDQNSSCLTVTQSINEISTKDEEVFFGEEDLKTSRGEHNNALIISATISNFWVKKILVDSGSSADIIFHGAFQKLGMNNAQLTRVNAPLVGFSGVVEAVGEIALPIYLGSYPRRSTKMVKFLVVKAPLAYNVILGHPSLNLFHAIASTYHMKGIHLVDGESNDRERMTATEALKHVEVVPGDPRKTFRIGSDLPTEVENTLTTFLQCNIDTFAWDDDPLPGIPLEYALHHLNVDPQMKPIKQKRRYFCPDKINI; this comes from the exons ATGCCCACTGGAGGCATACTATTTGTTATAACCGAGGGGACAATCTGTGGTGATTCAAACAATGCAAGGAAAAATCTTGCGCGTGCAGCCAGACGTGATCAAAATTCCTCGTGTTTAACCGTAACTCAGTCGATTAACGAGATATCGACGAAAGACGAAGAAGTGTTTTTTGGAGAAGAGGACTTGAAAACCTCTCGGGGGGAACACAATAATGCCTTAATCATTTCCGCCACAATTTCTAACTTTTGGGTAAAGAAAATATTGGTGGACTCAGGAAGCTCTGCAGATATCATTTTTCACGGGGCATTCCAAAAGTTGGGTATGAATAATGCGCAATTAACGCGAGTGAATGCTCCACTCGTCGGTTTTTCCGGAGTAGTTGAAGCAGTAGGTGAAATCGCTCTACCCATATACTTGGGATCTTACCCACGGCGAAGCACAAAAATGGTGAAGTTCTTAGTGGTGAAAGCCCCCTTGGCTTACAACGTGATCCTTGGCCATCCAAGCCTCAATCTGTTTCACGCCATTGCATCCACATACCACATGAAG GGAATACATCTCGTGGATGGAGAATCAAATGATAGAGAAAGGATGACCGCAACAGAAGCTCTCAAACATGTTGAAGTAGTGCCCGGTGATCCAAGAAAAACCTTCAGGATTGGGTCAGATCTGCCGACAGAAGTGGAGAACACTTTGACAACTTTTCTGCAGTGCAACATCGATACATTTGCCTGGGATGACGATCCATTACCAGGGATACCTCTGGAATACGCACTTCATCATCTTAATGTGGATCCACAAATGAAACCGATTAAGCAGAAAAGGAGATATTTTTGCCCagataaaataaacatatag